In one Molothrus ater isolate BHLD 08-10-18 breed brown headed cowbird chromosome 6, BPBGC_Mater_1.1, whole genome shotgun sequence genomic region, the following are encoded:
- the LOC118687417 gene encoding outer dense fiber protein 3-like isoform X2, which yields MAGPWVGTWRPHPRQGPILAEFSTPGPKYWLPGTTGHMAHDPTKDRAPAYSFRGSKAPSTSSCSPGPRYFIHPSITKTGKYMPPSAIMMGRGKSKIEVTPGPSDYLTELANKHVFYTAPSNHMVFRPKDFKRFRTPGPGTYTLPRILGPNTAYTHAQPCYSMKGKSLYQSCFQDVAKTPGPAAFAKVDLDVYKTRAPKFSMGLKTKLAGKDRFPGPADYNTGKVALIKARDPAYSFGLRHSIYKASLIPATHVD from the exons ATGGCAGGACCCTGGGTCGGCACCTGGAGACCTCATCCCCGACAGGGCCCAATCCTTGCAGAATTCAGCACCCCAGGTCCCAAGTACTGGCTCCCTGGGACAACAG GTCATATGGCTCATGATCCCACGAAAGACAGAGCCCCTGCATACTCATTTCGAGGCAGCAAAGCTCCCTCCACAAGCAGCTGCTCACCAGGTCCTCGGTacttcatccatccatccatcaccaAGACTGGGAAGTATATGCCACCATCAGCAATTATGATGGGACGTGGCAAGAGCAAGATTGAGGTCACCCCTGGACCCA GTGATTACCTCACAGAACTTGCCAACAAACACGTCTTCTATACTGCACCGTCCAATCACATGGTGTTCCGGCCCAAGGACTTTAAAAGGTTCCGAACACCAG GTCCTGGCACCTACACCTTACCTAGGATTCTAGGACCCAACACAGCATACACTCATGCTCAACCATGCTACTCCATGAAGGGGAAGAGTCTATACCAAAGCTGTTTTCAAGATGTGGCAAAG ACGCCAGGTCCTGCGGCATTTGCCAAGGTGGATCTGGATGTCTACAAAACCAGGGCTCCCAAATTCTCAATGGGACTAAAAACCAAACTGGCTGGCAAGGATCGGTTTCCAGGTCCGGCAGACTACAACACAGGAAAG GTTGCACTGATCAAGGCCCGGGATCCTGCTTACAGTTTTGGACTGCGACATTCTATCTACAAAGCTTCTTTAATACCTGCAACACATGTTGATTAA
- the LOC118687417 gene encoding uncharacterized protein LOC118687417 isoform X1, with protein sequence MIAQHSACFHLGTSFHHTKSRHRPFHRLFFPGHMAHDPTKDRAPAYSFRGSKAPSTSSCSPGPRYFIHPSITKTGKYMPPSAIMMGRGKSKIEVTPGPSDYLTELANKHVFYTAPSNHMVFRPKDFKRFRTPDARSCGICQGGSGCLQNQGSQILNGTKNQTGWQGSVSRSGRLQHRKGCTDQGPGSCLQFWTATFYLQSFFNTCNTC encoded by the exons ATGATAGCACAGCACAGCGCTTGCTTCCACTTAGGAACCTCCTTTCACCACACTAAGAGCAGGCACAGGCCCTTTCACAGGCTTTTCTTCCCAGGTCATATGGCTCATGATCCCACGAAAGACAGAGCCCCTGCATACTCATTTCGAGGCAGCAAAGCTCCCTCCACAAGCAGCTGCTCACCAGGTCCTCGGTacttcatccatccatccatcaccaAGACTGGGAAGTATATGCCACCATCAGCAATTATGATGGGACGTGGCAAGAGCAAGATTGAGGTCACCCCTGGACCCA GTGATTACCTCACAGAACTTGCCAACAAACACGTCTTCTATACTGCACCGTCCAATCACATGGTGTTCCGGCCCAAGGACTTTAAAAGGTTCCGAACACCAG ACGCCAGGTCCTGCGGCATTTGCCAAGGTGGATCTGGATGTCTACAAAACCAGGGCTCCCAAATTCTCAATGGGACTAAAAACCAAACTGGCTGGCAAGGATCGGTTTCCAGGTCCGGCAGACTACAACACAGGAAAG GTTGCACTGATCAAGGCCCGGGATCCTGCTTACAGTTTTGGACTGCGACATTCTATCTACAAAGCTTCTTTAATACCTGCAACACATGTTGA
- the LOC118687596 gene encoding outer dense fiber protein 3-like → MDYDVTEGLASLPAHHPVNATLQLSKFMCRRAGGYPQPGQRCVLRQQLLPEGTAGVFDAFFASNLPLLPIPPSLPSASPCCSSLFCTFSRDASLLSSCSGLQESFVPAAVSEKPFGSSPVFPLVSLATSMEGPWVGTWRPHPRRGPILAEFSTPGPKYWLPGTTGHMAHDPTKDRAPAYSFRGSNAPSTDSCSPGPRYFIESSITKTGKQVAPSALVTARPKSKILATPGPSDYTTDPANKHVFHTAPANSLASRPKDLKGFRTPGPGTYTLPRILGPNTAYTHAQPCYSMKGKSLYQSCFQDVAKTPGPAAFAKVDLDVYKTRAPKFSMGLKAKLPGKGAFPGPAEYTLGKLSVTEARDPAYSFGLRHSIYKASLIPATHVD, encoded by the exons ATGGATTATGATGTCACCGAGGGGCTGGCGTCCCTCCCTGCACATCACCCAGTCAACGCCACACTCCAACTGAGCAAATTCATGTGTAGACGCGCCGGAGGCTACCCCCAGCCAGGCCAGCGCTGCGTTCTACGCCAACAATTGCTGcctgagggcacagcaggagtttTTGACGCATTTTTTGCTTCTAACTTGCCGCTTCTCCccattcctccttctcttccatcTGCTAGTCCTTGTTGCTCTTCCCTTTTCTGCACTTTCTCTCGTGATGCTAGtttgctttcctcctgctctgggctaCAGGAAAGCTTTGTACCAGCAGCTGTGTCAGAGAAGCCCTTTGGTAGCTCTCCAGTTTTTCCGTTAGTTTCTCTGGCCACCAGCATGGAGGGACCCTGGGTCGGCACCTGGAGACCTCATCCCCGACGGGGCCCAATCCTTGCAGAATTCAGCACCCCAGGTCCCAAGTACTGGCTCCCTGGGACAACAG GTCATATGGCTCATGATCCCACGAAAGACAGAGCCCCTGCATACTCATTTCGAGGCAGCAATGCTCCCTCCACAGACAGCTGCTCACCAGGTCCTCGGTACTTCATTGAATCATCCATCACCAAGACTGGGAAGCAGGTGGCTCCATCAGCACTTGTCACAGCACGTCCCAAGAGCAAGATTTTGGCCACCCCTGGACCCA GTGACTACACCACGGATCCTGCAAACAAACATGTCTTCCATACCGCACCGGCGAATAGCCTGGCATCCCGACCCAAGGACTTAAAAGGTTTCCGAACACCAG GTCCTGGCACCTACACCTTACCTAGGATTCTAGGACCCAACACAGCATACACTCATGCTCAACCATGCTACTCCATGAAGGGGAAGAGTCTATACCAAAGCTGTTTTCAAGATGTGGCAAAG ACGCCAGGGCCTGCGGCATTTGCCAAGGTGGATCTGGATGTCTACAAAACCAGGGCTCCCAAGTTCTCAATGGGACTAAAAGCCAAACTTCCTGGAAAGGGAGCGTTTCCAGGTCCAGCAGAATACACCCTGGGAAAG TTGTCAGTAACCGAGGCCCGGGATCCTGCTTACAGTTTTGGACTGCGACATTCTATCTACAAAGCTTCTTTAATACCTGCAACACATGTTGATTAA